Proteins from one Luteibaculum oceani genomic window:
- a CDS encoding cytochrome-c peroxidase → MKGLLLYLFLGFTFAACTVCTEPVPASEVPQELRIPAEPYNYQQLAFHEAYQDNFTQVQDNESAENVISNWGATLGRVLFYDKKLSKNNRISCASCHIQAHGFSDTARFSTGFEGGKTTRHSMSLINARYYASGRFFWDERAATLEEQVLMPIQDKVEMGMPLDSLELKLAKTSYYPWLFKKAFGSDSIHATLIAKALAQFVRSIVSSDTKYHAAKGNRDPKSPFPGFTFQENLGKEIFFGSKKVNCSSCHITNAFVAANPRNNGVRNGDFGTYQTSGNPQDVGAFKSTTLVDIASRGPYMHDGSMATLEEVIEHYNSGLTNGDGNLDRHIVDENGEGFKMNMNKEEKEALLAFLKTLSSENIRSHEAYSNPFITTN, encoded by the coding sequence ATGAAAGGTCTTCTTCTTTATTTATTTCTTGGATTTACCTTTGCTGCCTGTACGGTTTGTACGGAACCAGTCCCAGCTAGTGAAGTACCCCAGGAATTGCGCATCCCAGCCGAGCCCTACAATTACCAGCAATTAGCCTTTCACGAGGCATACCAGGATAATTTCACCCAGGTTCAAGACAACGAAAGTGCCGAAAATGTAATTAGTAACTGGGGAGCTACATTAGGAAGGGTACTTTTTTACGATAAAAAACTATCAAAAAACAATAGAATTTCCTGTGCCAGCTGCCACATACAAGCACATGGATTTAGTGACACAGCAAGATTTAGCACGGGTTTCGAAGGAGGAAAAACTACGCGCCATAGCATGTCATTAATCAACGCTCGGTATTATGCGTCGGGGCGCTTTTTTTGGGATGAGAGAGCGGCAACTTTAGAAGAACAAGTCCTTATGCCCATACAAGACAAGGTAGAGATGGGCATGCCTCTGGACAGTTTGGAATTAAAATTGGCTAAAACCAGCTACTACCCGTGGTTATTTAAAAAGGCTTTTGGATCGGATAGCATCCACGCTACCCTAATTGCTAAAGCACTAGCCCAATTTGTTAGATCCATTGTAAGTTCCGATACCAAATATCACGCTGCAAAGGGAAATAGAGACCCCAAAAGTCCTTTTCCTGGTTTTACATTTCAAGAAAATTTGGGCAAAGAGATATTTTTTGGTTCCAAGAAAGTAAACTGCTCCTCTTGCCATATTACCAACGCTTTTGTTGCTGCCAACCCAAGAAATAACGGCGTTAGAAACGGGGATTTTGGCACCTACCAAACCAGTGGAAACCCCCAAGATGTTGGAGCATTTAAAAGCACCACCTTGGTAGATATTGCCAGTAGAGGCCCCTATATGCACGATGGTTCTATGGCCACCTTAGAAGAGGTTATAGAACATTATAATTCTGGACTTACCAACGGAGATGGCAACCTAGATCGACATATTGTGGATGAAAATGGAGAAGGCTTTAAAATGAACATGAACAAGGAGGAAAAGGAGGCCCTTCTTGCTTTTCTAAAAACCCTAAGTTCAGAAAACATCAGATCTCACGAAGCCTATTCTAATCCATTCATTACAACTAATTAG
- a CDS encoding TonB-dependent receptor plug domain-containing protein — MRTALLILLLQLSAFLSAQNTVALNYDKEVLNEVLLELSDRYNFELSINAELSDACRVSVNQNFSNISEAVAHLAKLCGLKLDKVGTVFVITQNPQASEPFAGIGENQIQQEFLYHGVIREPKNGEVLPYSVIQCGNKRVLSDENGRFSFVTGNRKEQLMVHSLGYKLSDTLIASGGFLSLELKPEILQLQEVEVLNGVSPTEGNVASEPGSIQFSDIGNTFVAGQSNNLIFNNLRLYPGVMASGESIGDYVIRGSFSGNNQVLFDGITLFNATGINNDIGTVNPYLVKHLELNKSNFSSLTGDRVENLITITGREGSFNRTEAKLNVTNHLAGGYLNIPLVKDHVNFQLAGRKTYFDFWDLSSSPGEEKDLLLPSYDFEEWNAKLSVRLNSGDRISFNSLQTTDKYEAKLLGPKRRNQVFRNLEALSTQKGYSFNYTSGAWQQGISSVSIAFSSFLPEVLNSYTVDFKNNTEQLSSSSWKNGVEETVAKFSHQFVQQNAHAVSLGVSYTHSSTSLNNILNERVQSFDNSLARVSFFGEDRIQIGKKTIFTPGLRVDVVDQLASNYLQPRLAIQHYLNPSWKMYASWGRYNQFLFKTTTIDGRGNLGSIWSVADDQRRLPLKSNQSTAGFLWTHSAWELNVEGYYKYLSNLQRVYLAQSLGDKFQLGNGEAYGLDVMLRKKLKQHNFLWSYSVGRIQEKFNTDDYVLAAQHQGHEVKFSYSVNFQKFKANVVHVYGSGFQGSGLSADINSTTPYHRTDVAAEYNLMDETCHLDLGFSILNLFNKENIRLNQSVNFPDGDRVNTLGIPFTPTLYLNLSF; from the coding sequence ATGCGAACCGCGCTCCTGATTTTACTTCTCCAATTAAGTGCCTTTTTAAGTGCGCAAAATACTGTTGCACTTAATTATGATAAGGAGGTATTAAACGAGGTGTTACTGGAGCTTAGTGATCGTTACAATTTTGAACTTTCTATTAATGCTGAACTATCTGATGCTTGTAGGGTATCGGTCAATCAAAATTTCTCAAATATTTCAGAGGCTGTAGCGCATTTAGCTAAGTTGTGTGGACTAAAGCTGGATAAGGTAGGAACCGTTTTTGTGATTACTCAAAATCCGCAAGCATCTGAGCCATTTGCGGGGATAGGAGAGAATCAAATTCAGCAGGAATTTCTATATCATGGAGTAATCCGTGAACCGAAAAATGGAGAAGTATTGCCTTATTCGGTTATTCAATGCGGAAATAAGCGGGTATTAAGCGACGAAAATGGTCGTTTCTCTTTTGTTACCGGAAATAGAAAGGAGCAGTTAATGGTGCATTCCTTGGGATATAAATTAAGTGATACGCTAATTGCCAGTGGTGGATTTTTGTCCCTAGAACTTAAACCAGAAATTTTGCAACTACAGGAAGTTGAGGTTTTAAATGGCGTAAGCCCAACCGAGGGAAATGTTGCTTCAGAACCAGGTTCAATCCAGTTTTCGGATATAGGAAACACCTTCGTAGCCGGACAATCCAATAACTTAATTTTTAACAATTTACGGCTGTATCCTGGGGTAATGGCAAGTGGAGAAAGCATCGGTGATTATGTAATTCGAGGATCTTTTTCGGGAAATAATCAGGTGCTTTTTGATGGAATTACCCTGTTTAATGCAACGGGTATAAACAACGATATAGGTACTGTAAACCCATATTTAGTGAAGCATTTAGAACTTAATAAAAGCAATTTCTCTTCTTTAACCGGAGATCGAGTTGAGAATTTAATTACTATAACGGGTAGGGAGGGAAGTTTTAACCGTACCGAGGCAAAACTCAATGTTACCAATCACTTGGCGGGTGGATACCTAAACATTCCACTGGTAAAAGATCACGTAAATTTCCAGTTAGCCGGACGAAAGACATACTTCGATTTTTGGGACTTATCATCCAGTCCAGGCGAAGAAAAAGACTTGCTCTTGCCAAGCTATGATTTCGAAGAATGGAATGCCAAATTATCCGTGCGCCTGAATTCTGGTGATAGGATTAGCTTTAATAGTTTGCAGACTACCGATAAATACGAGGCAAAATTATTGGGACCGAAACGCAGAAATCAGGTCTTCAGAAATTTGGAAGCTCTATCCACCCAAAAGGGATACTCTTTTAATTACACCAGCGGAGCTTGGCAGCAGGGGATTTCTTCTGTGAGCATAGCTTTTTCAAGTTTTCTCCCAGAGGTTTTAAATAGCTATACGGTAGATTTTAAAAATAATACGGAGCAGCTCAGTAGTTCCTCCTGGAAAAATGGCGTGGAAGAAACCGTAGCTAAATTTAGCCATCAATTTGTACAGCAAAACGCTCACGCTGTTAGTCTAGGTGTGAGTTATACCCATTCTAGTACCAGTCTAAACAACATTTTAAACGAACGTGTTCAAAGCTTTGATAATAGCCTAGCGCGGGTTTCCTTTTTTGGTGAGGATAGAATCCAGATTGGTAAAAAGACCATTTTTACACCTGGACTACGGGTGGATGTTGTAGATCAATTAGCTAGCAATTACCTACAACCCCGACTGGCTATACAGCATTATCTAAACCCAAGTTGGAAGATGTATGCATCCTGGGGCAGATATAATCAGTTTTTATTTAAAACAACCACCATAGATGGCCGTGGAAACCTCGGGTCTATCTGGAGTGTGGCAGATGATCAACGCAGATTACCTCTAAAATCTAATCAAAGCACCGCTGGATTTTTATGGACCCATAGTGCATGGGAACTCAATGTTGAAGGTTACTACAAGTATTTAAGCAACCTTCAGCGCGTTTATTTAGCACAAAGTTTGGGGGATAAATTTCAATTGGGCAACGGCGAGGCATACGGCTTGGATGTAATGCTGAGGAAAAAATTAAAGCAACATAACTTTTTATGGTCTTATTCTGTAGGTCGCATACAGGAAAAGTTTAATACCGATGATTACGTGTTAGCTGCACAGCATCAAGGTCATGAAGTTAAATTTTCCTATAGTGTTAATTTTCAGAAGTTTAAAGCTAACGTCGTACATGTTTACGGCTCTGGATTTCAGGGTAGTGGGTTAAGTGCAGATATAAACAGCACTACTCCATACCACCGAACAGATGTGGCGGCAGAGTATAATCTAATGGATGAAACCTGTCATTTAGACCTAGGATTTTCCATTTTAAACCTTTTCAATAAGGAAAACATACGGCTTAACCAGTCGGTAAATTTTCCAGATGGCGATAGGGTAAATACTTTGGGAATTCCCTTCACTCCAACTCTGTATTTAAATCTTAGTTTTTAA
- a CDS encoding TIGR04282 family arsenosugar biosynthesis glycosyltransferase → MRRALIIFAKNPELGKVKTRLAQDLGQSEALEWYIKLMKRTEAAVQGLCAEKTVFWSNAAPMHPPAFGREEFEFAVQQGDGLGERMKNAFNSFNRKGYNSFIIIGTDCWDLKPGIIENAYQELKNNDVVIGPAKDGGYYLLGTNDFHPELFENVEWSTDVVLEQTVKKCEKLSLSVKLLQKLSDVDNIYDLPME, encoded by the coding sequence ATGAGGAGAGCACTTATAATTTTCGCAAAAAACCCAGAACTGGGAAAAGTTAAAACGAGGTTAGCTCAAGATTTAGGACAGAGTGAAGCCTTAGAGTGGTATATAAAATTAATGAAGCGCACAGAGGCAGCAGTGCAAGGATTATGTGCTGAGAAGACTGTCTTTTGGTCTAACGCCGCGCCAATGCATCCTCCGGCCTTTGGTAGGGAAGAATTTGAGTTCGCTGTGCAACAGGGTGATGGACTTGGGGAGCGCATGAAAAATGCCTTTAACTCTTTCAATAGAAAGGGCTACAATTCCTTTATTATCATTGGTACCGATTGCTGGGATTTAAAACCAGGAATTATCGAAAATGCGTATCAGGAGTTAAAAAACAACGACGTAGTTATAGGACCCGCTAAAGATGGAGGATACTATCTTTTAGGTACGAATGATTTTCATCCAGAACTATTCGAGAATGTAGAGTGGAGCACAGATGTAGTGCTCGAACAAACGGTTAAAAAGTGCGAGAAGCTATCCTTATCGGTTAAATTGCTTCAAAAGTTATCCGATGTGGATAACATCTATGATTTACCAATGGAGTAA
- a CDS encoding RluA family pseudouridine synthase: MLGKKGELFHKLEFNEEEIEIPQKFTFPFNYSPHPLSVLAVDQLKTFLASENDIPYDFGIGVNSMGFGKMFGVLVVRNPDNEIGFLAAFSGQLGAQSRHHNFVPPIFDMYEQDSYFHNGMKAVSAITTEIEHLEGASEISIAKQELESVKQEAELDLKRLKKEIKAAKKERDQKRIELKNQTPEIAKRIEEELAKASKEQHFTLKKAKKYYEYKIKEAEEHLIKAKAELQAKKEERTNLSMHLQAWLFNQFDFLNAKGERRNVGDIFSETAFKIPPSGAGDCAAPKLLQFAFENGYTPLCMAEFWWGKSPASEIRQHGNYYPSCKGKCEPILGHMLAGLKVDENPMKQTDDTEVDLPILFEDEDILVVDKPAEFLAVPGKIERDSVYNRVKSWYPDLDTPWIIHRLDMSTSGLMVLAKNKKAHEFIQKQFIQRTMDKSYQALVVGKVAEDEGEINLPLVGNVTDRPRQKVCFETGKSARTLWQVLERNKNITRLALKPVTGRTHQLRVHCAHNDGLGHPIKGDDLYGKRGERLYLHAHTISFVHPTSRELVNFMAPVPF, translated from the coding sequence ATGCTGGGGAAAAAGGGTGAGCTATTTCATAAATTAGAATTTAACGAAGAGGAAATCGAAATTCCACAAAAATTCACCTTCCCTTTTAATTACTCACCCCACCCGTTATCCGTGTTAGCGGTCGACCAGCTTAAGACATTTTTGGCATCTGAAAACGATATTCCCTACGATTTTGGTATTGGAGTAAACAGCATGGGATTTGGTAAAATGTTCGGCGTGCTTGTAGTTCGAAATCCGGATAATGAAATTGGTTTTTTAGCGGCATTTTCAGGTCAGCTCGGTGCACAGAGCAGGCATCATAATTTTGTGCCTCCTATTTTCGATATGTACGAACAGGACAGCTACTTCCACAACGGAATGAAAGCTGTTTCGGCTATAACCACAGAAATTGAACATTTAGAAGGGGCTAGCGAAATCTCTATTGCAAAGCAAGAATTAGAATCTGTTAAGCAGGAGGCAGAACTTGATCTTAAGCGTTTGAAAAAGGAAATTAAAGCGGCTAAAAAGGAAAGGGATCAAAAAAGGATTGAGCTTAAAAATCAGACTCCAGAAATAGCAAAAAGGATAGAGGAGGAGCTGGCAAAAGCCTCTAAGGAACAGCATTTTACCCTTAAGAAGGCCAAGAAATATTACGAGTATAAGATTAAGGAAGCGGAAGAGCATTTGATAAAAGCCAAAGCAGAATTGCAAGCCAAAAAGGAGGAACGCACCAATTTATCTATGCATCTTCAGGCTTGGTTATTCAACCAGTTCGATTTTTTAAATGCTAAGGGGGAGCGTAGAAATGTTGGGGACATCTTCAGTGAAACGGCGTTTAAAATTCCACCCTCTGGAGCTGGAGATTGTGCCGCACCTAAACTGCTTCAATTTGCATTCGAGAATGGCTATACCCCTTTGTGTATGGCCGAGTTTTGGTGGGGGAAGAGTCCAGCCTCTGAAATAAGACAGCATGGCAATTATTATCCCTCATGTAAAGGAAAGTGTGAACCCATTTTAGGGCATATGTTAGCCGGGTTGAAAGTGGATGAAAATCCCATGAAACAAACCGATGACACCGAGGTAGATTTACCCATTTTGTTTGAGGATGAAGATATTTTAGTGGTCGATAAACCGGCTGAATTTCTAGCCGTTCCTGGTAAAATAGAAAGAGACTCTGTTTATAACCGAGTTAAAAGTTGGTACCCAGATTTAGATACCCCATGGATTATTCATAGGCTGGATATGTCTACATCTGGGCTCATGGTTCTTGCAAAGAATAAAAAGGCCCATGAGTTTATCCAAAAACAATTTATCCAGCGCACCATGGATAAATCCTATCAAGCCTTAGTAGTAGGAAAAGTAGCGGAAGATGAGGGGGAAATTAATTTACCCCTAGTAGGAAACGTTACGGATAGGCCTAGGCAAAAAGTTTGTTTTGAAACCGGAAAATCAGCTCGAACGCTGTGGCAAGTGCTAGAAAGAAATAAAAATATAACGCGATTGGCCCTAAAACCAGTAACGGGGCGCACCCATCAACTTCGGGTACATTGTGCACATAACGATGGGTTGGGGCATCCTATAAAAGGAGATGATTTATACGGAAAAAGGGGGGAGCGACTGTATCTGCATGCTCATACTATAAGTTTCGTTCACCCAACAAGTAGAGAATTAGTTAATTTTATGGCTCCGGTACCCTTTTAG
- a CDS encoding sigma-70 family RNA polymerase sigma factor: MSELEFTHQILELQHFLKIQALKITRDEVKAEDLVQDTNLKAIKNRNSYRAGTNIKAWLYTILRNTFINNYRKEKNRKTFSDGTDNSFYIDSSIGSSPLEADHEVNMGEIKNAINQVDDSLRIPFEMFFTGYKYEEIAEELNIPIGTVKSRIFKARKKIQAQLVAYR; encoded by the coding sequence ATGTCAGAGCTTGAATTTACCCACCAGATTTTGGAGTTACAGCATTTCCTTAAGATACAGGCATTAAAAATCACTCGAGACGAAGTGAAGGCTGAGGATTTGGTACAGGATACCAACTTAAAAGCCATCAAGAATCGCAATTCTTACCGTGCGGGTACCAATATAAAAGCCTGGCTATACACAATACTCCGAAACACTTTCATAAATAATTACCGAAAGGAGAAGAACCGAAAAACCTTTTCCGATGGTACAGACAATAGCTTTTACATAGACTCAAGTATTGGGTCTAGTCCGCTGGAGGCCGACCACGAGGTAAACATGGGCGAGATTAAAAATGCCATCAATCAGGTGGACGATTCGCTGCGGATACCCTTTGAAATGTTCTTTACTGGATACAAGTACGAAGAGATTGCAGAGGAGTTAAATATCCCAATAGGAACGGTGAAAAGCAGGATATTTAAAGCCAGAAAGAAAATACAAGCACAACTAGTTGCGTATAGATAA
- a CDS encoding OmpA family protein, which translates to MKNLKSSILGLGIVAMTIPNIQAQETKEVFTEPVKLSSAVNSKQHDESYPLLSPDGKTLYYVRTYTDNDGAYVKGDQNIMVSNWENNNWSLGSDDLPNLNNEFNNAVVGISKSGDHLFLLNQYPSNPKKTAKGISEASKDGKTWGTPFTINVPGVKFEGDHYGAYMHRDERVIIFTANIKDRGMGHEDLYVSLKDEDGNWSAPKHMGYNINTATPDFAPFLSHDKKYLYFSSFGHDGLGSSDIYVSERLDDTYLRWSKPKNLGAPVNTEHFDGYLTINEKKEILFSSNRDKGTYSDIYSSKIETVVVEPPVDPRKEAELAIIELKSKMDLKLIYFETDKAQIRENDAKILNAVKALMTKYDMVGVTVSGHTDARASEAYNMALSERRANAAMEYLVKNGISRDRIKVEFFGESRPVETNSTPEGRYLNRRVELKLFLMP; encoded by the coding sequence ATGAAAAATTTAAAATCTAGCATATTAGGATTAGGAATCGTTGCAATGACGATTCCTAACATCCAAGCGCAAGAAACTAAGGAGGTTTTTACAGAACCTGTTAAGTTATCTTCTGCTGTTAACTCTAAACAACACGACGAGTCTTATCCCCTACTATCTCCAGATGGTAAAACTCTTTACTACGTAAGAACCTACACTGATAATGATGGTGCTTACGTAAAAGGAGACCAAAACATTATGGTTTCCAACTGGGAAAACAACAACTGGAGCTTAGGATCTGATGACCTACCTAATTTAAACAACGAGTTTAACAACGCCGTTGTAGGTATTAGCAAAAGTGGAGATCACCTGTTCTTATTAAACCAATACCCAAGCAATCCAAAGAAAACTGCAAAAGGTATTTCAGAAGCATCCAAAGATGGAAAGACTTGGGGTACTCCATTTACCATTAATGTTCCTGGTGTAAAATTCGAAGGTGATCACTACGGTGCATATATGCACAGAGATGAGCGCGTGATTATTTTTACCGCCAACATTAAAGACAGAGGTATGGGCCATGAGGATTTATACGTGTCTTTAAAAGATGAAGATGGTAACTGGTCTGCTCCTAAGCACATGGGCTACAACATCAACACTGCTACTCCGGATTTTGCTCCATTCTTATCTCATGACAAGAAGTATCTTTATTTCTCTTCTTTCGGTCACGATGGTCTAGGTTCATCTGACATCTATGTTTCTGAAAGATTAGACGATACTTACCTAAGATGGTCTAAGCCTAAAAATTTAGGTGCTCCGGTTAATACTGAGCATTTTGATGGATACTTAACCATTAATGAGAAAAAAGAAATCCTTTTCTCTTCTAACAGAGATAAAGGTACTTACTCTGATATCTATAGCAGCAAAATCGAAACTGTTGTGGTTGAGCCACCAGTAGATCCAAGAAAAGAAGCAGAGCTTGCTATTATCGAGCTCAAAAGCAAAATGGATCTAAAGCTTATCTACTTCGAAACAGATAAGGCTCAGATTAGAGAAAACGATGCTAAAATTCTTAATGCAGTTAAAGCGTTAATGACTAAATACGATATGGTAGGTGTTACTGTATCTGGTCATACTGATGCTAGAGCGTCTGAGGCCTACAACATGGCTTTGTCTGAAAGACGTGCTAATGCCGCTATGGAATACTTAGTAAAAAATGGTATCTCTAGAGATAGAATTAAAGTTGAATTCTTCGGTGAGAGTCGTCCTGTTGAAACAAACAGTACTCCAGAAGGTAGATACCTAAACCGTAGAGTTGAGTTGAAATTATTCCTTATGCCATAA
- a CDS encoding MerR family transcriptional regulator produces the protein MNKFSIKEVEAYTGIKAHTIRIWEQRYKIVEPKRTATNIRYYDSRDLKTLLNISFLNQNGYKISKLASLSEEEIAKLVRSKDKHNRGDCSFSDSLKMGMLSFDKKVVENAIDDYQSQHGWEKTMEELVFPFVCQIGTLWQTGMIDPCHEHFMTTVVKNRLISAISDVEHSVKPYRKEKFLLILPDGEWHELSLQYLNYKLVSKGFEVIFLGQSVPLLNLANAIKRIQPNYVVMAITSAAVAQEVVDKIDLVKQEITEFNTQFLIANSAEDEFSLSEIGDSFKEMGTLYSFVEEKLK, from the coding sequence ATGAATAAGTTTTCAATTAAAGAAGTTGAGGCCTACACAGGTATAAAGGCGCACACCATTAGGATATGGGAGCAACGCTACAAAATTGTTGAGCCCAAAAGAACTGCAACCAATATTCGCTACTACGATTCTAGGGATTTAAAAACCTTACTCAACATCTCTTTCCTTAACCAGAATGGATATAAGATTAGTAAGCTGGCTAGTTTGTCTGAAGAGGAAATTGCAAAACTTGTTCGATCTAAGGATAAACACAACAGAGGAGATTGTTCTTTCTCTGATTCCCTTAAAATGGGAATGTTGTCATTCGATAAAAAAGTAGTTGAAAACGCAATCGATGATTATCAATCTCAGCACGGTTGGGAAAAAACGATGGAAGAACTGGTTTTTCCATTTGTTTGCCAAATTGGAACACTGTGGCAAACGGGAATGATAGATCCTTGTCACGAGCATTTTATGACTACAGTGGTAAAAAACCGGTTGATTTCGGCCATCAGCGATGTAGAGCATAGTGTAAAGCCCTACCGTAAAGAAAAATTCTTATTAATACTTCCAGATGGGGAATGGCATGAACTTTCGCTTCAGTATCTCAATTACAAATTGGTCTCAAAAGGATTTGAAGTAATCTTCCTAGGGCAATCCGTTCCTCTTTTAAATCTTGCAAATGCCATAAAACGCATTCAGCCAAACTATGTAGTAATGGCTATAACCTCCGCTGCAGTGGCCCAAGAGGTGGTGGATAAAATTGATTTGGTGAAGCAAGAGATTACAGAATTCAACACTCAGTTTCTTATTGCGAACTCAGCCGAAGATGAGTTTAGCCTAAGCGAAATAGGCGATAGTTTTAAGGAAATGGGCACGCTCTACAGTTTTGTTGAAGAAAAATTAAAATAA
- a CDS encoding purine-nucleoside phosphorylase: MNVLEKINEAVSFLEGKQVPKVGVGIILGTGLGNLLEHVEIINEISYSDIPHFPVSTVEFHKGKLIHAKHNGKEMLIMNGRFHYYEGYSMEEVVFPVRVMRKLGVTKLLISNAAGAVNLDFSKGNLMVIDDHINLQSGNPLRGENFEEIGPRFPDMSQPYSRNLQEKIHQIAVREGVSDLVKTGVYVAVDGPNLETRAEYRYLGRIGADAVGMSTVPEVIAANHAGMEVAAVSVLTDECDPDNLAAVDIADIIAVAGKAEKVLSKLFLGLIEEL; this comes from the coding sequence ATGAACGTATTAGAAAAAATTAATGAGGCGGTTTCCTTTTTAGAAGGAAAGCAAGTCCCAAAAGTTGGTGTTGGAATAATTCTAGGCACGGGCTTGGGTAACCTATTGGAGCACGTGGAAATCATCAATGAAATTTCCTACTCCGATATCCCCCATTTTCCAGTTTCCACTGTGGAATTTCACAAGGGGAAATTGATTCATGCCAAGCACAATGGTAAGGAGATGTTGATCATGAATGGTCGCTTCCATTATTATGAAGGCTACAGCATGGAGGAGGTAGTATTTCCGGTACGTGTAATGCGCAAACTAGGGGTAACAAAACTATTAATTAGTAACGCTGCCGGTGCGGTTAATTTAGATTTCTCAAAGGGAAATCTTATGGTAATAGACGACCATATCAATCTTCAATCTGGAAATCCATTAAGAGGAGAAAACTTCGAAGAGATTGGACCTCGTTTTCCAGATATGTCTCAACCTTACTCCAGAAATTTACAGGAGAAAATTCACCAAATAGCGGTGCGAGAGGGTGTTTCTGATTTGGTTAAAACTGGTGTTTATGTCGCTGTAGATGGTCCCAATTTAGAAACTCGGGCAGAATATAGATATTTGGGTAGGATAGGAGCTGATGCCGTTGGGATGAGCACCGTTCCTGAAGTTATTGCAGCCAATCATGCCGGAATGGAAGTCGCTGCGGTTTCGGTGTTAACCGATGAATGCGATCCCGATAATCTAGCGGCTGTGGATATTGCGGATATAATTGCGGTTGCAGGAAAAGCTGAGAAAGTACTGAGTAAACTTTTCTTGGGGCTTATCGAGGAGCTTTAA
- a CDS encoding PorP/SprF family type IX secretion system membrane protein: MKKLLTISAVLFSALVFGQQEFQTTQYQQNMYLLNPAAAGIKDYVDVNLGFRQQWTGISGAPKTYFISANSLLGKKSIGGNELFSLRISDPSVTLKEGNTTVKEVDRKLRHALGGYFMADEAGAFKNHIGAISYAIHLPISDQTTLSFGLQAKIRNMVFDASSVNFSGKDQNQTFQDFQSNSNNNTFLDAGTGLFLYHNNFFAGYSIQNLFNNELAFGDATTQARLKGHHYLTGGYRFNLSDKVGFTPSALLRMTSGAPMSLDLTGRVDINNKFWGALTVRPQDAVAIMAGFGIAKNLNIGYSYDITTSTLNNGSNGSHEFVLNIMLDKN; encoded by the coding sequence ATGAAAAAATTATTAACCATAAGCGCAGTTCTGTTTTCAGCATTGGTGTTTGGACAGCAAGAATTCCAAACGACCCAATATCAACAGAACATGTACCTGCTGAACCCAGCGGCCGCAGGTATTAAAGATTACGTAGATGTAAACCTTGGTTTTAGACAACAGTGGACCGGTATTAGCGGTGCGCCTAAAACCTACTTTATCTCTGCAAATTCACTATTAGGGAAAAAGAGCATCGGTGGAAACGAGCTCTTCTCTCTAAGAATTTCTGACCCAAGTGTTACCCTTAAAGAGGGTAACACAACGGTGAAAGAAGTAGATAGAAAATTGCGTCATGCTTTAGGAGGTTATTTTATGGCCGACGAAGCAGGTGCTTTCAAAAACCATATTGGTGCTATTTCTTACGCTATTCACTTACCAATTAGCGACCAAACCACTTTATCTTTTGGTTTACAAGCCAAAATTAGAAATATGGTTTTTGACGCTTCTTCGGTAAATTTCTCTGGTAAAGATCAAAACCAAACCTTCCAAGATTTCCAAAGCAATAGCAACAACAACACCTTTTTGGATGCTGGAACAGGTCTTTTCTTATACCACAACAACTTCTTTGCGGGATATTCTATCCAAAACCTATTCAACAACGAATTGGCTTTTGGAGATGCAACTACTCAAGCTAGATTAAAAGGACACCACTACTTAACTGGGGGATACAGATTTAACCTAAGCGACAAAGTTGGATTTACTCCATCTGCTTTGTTGAGAATGACAAGCGGTGCACCAATGTCTTTAGACCTTACAGGACGTGTTGATATCAACAACAAATTCTGGGGTGCCTTAACAGTTCGTCCTCAAGACGCAGTTGCTATCATGGCTGGATTTGGAATTGCCAAAAATCTAAACATCGGGTACTCATATGATATCACTACTTCTACCCTTAACAACGGAAGTAACGGATCTCATGAGTTTGTATTGAACATCATGTTAGATAAAAACTAA